One Serpentinicella alkaliphila DNA segment encodes these proteins:
- a CDS encoding peptidylprolyl isomerase: MKKVVFETEKGTIVAELFEKDAPGTVANFEKLVKEGFYNGLTFHRVIPNFVIQGGCPYGTGTGGPGYSIKCEVKDNPNKHLRGSLSMAHAGRDTGGSQFFICHSPQPHLDGGHTVFGKVIEGLEVVDDIRAQDKMLNVTIVEE; the protein is encoded by the coding sequence TTGAAAAAAGTAGTATTTGAAACAGAAAAAGGGACAATAGTAGCGGAGTTATTTGAAAAGGATGCTCCGGGAACAGTTGCTAACTTTGAAAAATTAGTAAAAGAAGGTTTTTATAATGGGTTAACATTCCATAGAGTTATACCTAATTTCGTTATCCAAGGTGGATGTCCTTATGGAACTGGTACAGGTGGGCCAGGATACTCTATCAAATGCGAAGTTAAAGATAATCCTAATAAGCATTTAAGAGGTTCTCTATCAATGGCTCATGCCGGAAGAGATACTGGTGGAAGTCAGTTCTTTATTTGTCACAGTCCTCAACCACATTTAGATGGTGGGCATACAGTATTTGGTAAAGTAATTGAAGGTTTAGAAGTTGTTGATGATATAAGAGCCCAAGATAAAATGTTAAATGTAACAATAGTAGAAGAATAA
- a CDS encoding YaiI/YqxD family protein, producing the protein MRILVDADGCPVKDIILKVAKEHNVETIMIKNICHEIYDDYATIITVDQGKDMVDLVLINNTKSGDIIVTQDYGVAALALGKNAMAINQNGWEYTNGNIDGLLMQRHINQQIRRKEKRYTKIPKRSKEDNINFEKAFRELIKQNISNN; encoded by the coding sequence TTGAGAATATTAGTTGATGCAGATGGATGTCCTGTTAAGGATATAATTTTAAAGGTAGCTAAGGAGCATAATGTTGAAACTATAATGATTAAAAATATTTGTCATGAGATTTATGATGATTATGCTACTATAATCACTGTAGACCAAGGAAAGGATATGGTTGATTTAGTTCTAATAAACAATACAAAATCTGGGGATATTATCGTTACACAGGACTATGGGGTAGCAGCTCTTGCTCTTGGAAAAAACGCAATGGCAATTAATCAAAATGGATGGGAATATACCAATGGGAATATAGATGGATTACTTATGCAAAGACATATTAACCAACAGATAAGAAGAAAAGAAAAAAGGTATACAAAGATTCCAAAAAGAAGTAAGGAAGATAATATAAACTTTGAAAAGGCTTTTAGAGAACTAATAAAACAGAATATTAGCAATAATTAA
- a CDS encoding LysR family transcriptional regulator, which yields MIGKLDLYKVFTEVVRNQSFSKAAKELYMTQPAVSQGIKQLEKELQIRLFTRTAKGVTLTNEAHILFEYVSSAINLINVGEKKLLESKDLMTGELKIGVGDTISKYYLLPYLEKFHNLSPNIKLKIMNRTTMELINMTKSGEVDLAICNLPIKDPAIEVKKIIDIHDIFVCGDKFKHLTKEPMNIEVLLKHPLIFLEPKSNSRNYVEKYLLTKGIKIKPEIELGSHDLLLEFAKINLGIACVVKEFSQEYLNTGLVHKIHLNKSIPKRGMGVCYLKSVSLSPASKRFIEILEESHTA from the coding sequence ATGATTGGTAAATTAGATTTATATAAAGTATTTACTGAAGTTGTGAGAAATCAAAGCTTTTCTAAAGCTGCTAAGGAGCTATATATGACTCAACCAGCTGTAAGTCAAGGAATAAAGCAATTAGAAAAGGAACTGCAAATTAGACTTTTTACAAGAACAGCTAAAGGAGTTACATTAACTAATGAAGCACATATATTATTTGAGTATGTAAGCTCTGCTATTAACTTAATAAATGTTGGCGAAAAAAAGCTGTTGGAATCAAAAGACTTGATGACAGGAGAATTAAAAATAGGAGTAGGAGATACAATCTCTAAGTATTACTTATTGCCATATTTAGAAAAGTTTCACAATTTATCACCTAATATAAAGCTAAAAATAATGAATAGAACAACTATGGAATTAATTAATATGACCAAGTCAGGAGAGGTAGATTTAGCAATTTGCAATCTACCTATAAAAGATCCTGCTATTGAGGTAAAGAAGATTATAGATATACATGATATTTTTGTATGTGGAGACAAGTTTAAACATCTAACAAAGGAACCAATGAATATTGAAGTGCTACTGAAACATCCTTTAATTTTTCTAGAGCCCAAATCTAACTCAAGAAATTATGTAGAGAAATATTTGTTAACAAAGGGTATAAAAATAAAACCAGAAATAGAATTGGGATCTCATGATCTATTACTTGAATTTGCAAAAATAAATCTTGGAATAGCCTGTGTAGTTAAGGAATTTTCCCAAGAATATTTAAATACAGGTTTAGTTCATAAAATTCACTTAAATAAAAGTATTCCAAAGCGGGGGATGGGAGTATGTTATTTAAAGAGTGTATCATTGTCTCCGGCATCAAAAAGGTTTATTGAGATATTAGAAGAAAGCCATACTGCTTAA
- a CDS encoding signal peptidase I, with the protein MIKPILWSGLIILVWMFPQVRSQTKLKYRENINMWAFNFAVMFILISIVAGLFDGLGKSPYNHSVSGLFFNIIFVVPKLVALEVIRNYIVNTILKEEKLYIFIIIASIITIVSFQLSRILSLEGLDSKVQFVGQYFAPEFCHNLLATYLVFIGGLIPSIIYMGILQGFHWMSPILPDLKWITSALIGILVPMFFLITIQSIHLTQSKKLKRREKTQESPISWMTTSVLSIMIVWFSLGVFPIYPSAVATGSMEPIIYPGDVILVKQNIIVNELQEGDVIQFQRGNILITHRIIDIEEDRGALVGFVTKGDNNSSVDVEIVKPEYVRGKIVKVVPKVGWPTLLFRSRKNVNLDEIVF; encoded by the coding sequence GTGATAAAGCCTATTTTATGGAGTGGGCTAATTATTCTTGTGTGGATGTTTCCACAGGTAAGATCTCAGACAAAGTTAAAGTATAGAGAAAATATAAATATGTGGGCGTTTAATTTCGCAGTTATGTTTATATTAATTTCAATTGTGGCAGGATTGTTTGACGGACTAGGAAAAAGCCCGTATAACCATTCTGTCTCAGGATTATTTTTTAATATCATATTTGTTGTACCTAAATTGGTGGCCCTAGAGGTTATAAGAAACTATATAGTAAATACAATATTAAAAGAAGAGAAGTTATATATTTTTATTATAATAGCCTCTATTATAACTATTGTAAGTTTTCAGTTAAGTAGAATTTTATCCTTAGAGGGATTAGATAGCAAAGTACAGTTTGTAGGACAGTACTTTGCACCAGAATTTTGTCATAATCTACTCGCTACCTATTTAGTTTTTATTGGAGGACTTATACCTTCTATTATTTACATGGGAATTTTGCAAGGTTTTCATTGGATGTCTCCAATATTACCAGATTTAAAATGGATAACTTCAGCCTTAATCGGCATACTAGTTCCAATGTTTTTTCTTATTACTATTCAGAGTATTCACCTTACACAGAGTAAAAAGCTAAAAAGAAGAGAAAAAACCCAGGAGAGCCCTATAAGTTGGATGACGACTAGTGTGTTATCTATAATGATTGTATGGTTTTCTTTAGGAGTATTTCCAATATATCCATCAGCAGTAGCTACAGGAAGTATGGAACCAATTATCTACCCTGGTGATGTGATTTTAGTGAAGCAGAATATTATAGTAAATGAACTTCAAGAAGGCGATGTAATACAGTTTCAAAGAGGCAATATTTTAATAACTCACAGAATTATTGATATAGAGGAGGATAGAGGGGCATTAGTAGGTTTTGTAACCAAAGGTGATAACAACTCTTCTGTAGACGTGGAAATTGTCAAGCCTGAATATGTAAGAGGCAAAATTGTAAAAGTTGTCCCTAAAGTAGGTTGGCCTACTTTGCTATTTAGGAGTAGAAAGAATGTAAATTTAGATGAAATTGTGTTCTAG
- a CDS encoding YcxB family protein, which yields MRNIYSNDSYIFIFVNKFVAHIIPTRAFYL from the coding sequence ATTAGAAACATCTATTCAAATGATTCATATATATTTATTTTTGTTAATAAATTCGTAGCGCATATAATACCTACACGGGCTTTTTATTTATAA
- a CDS encoding S-layer homology domain-containing protein: protein MVMIFITSSLMQTSYSTFSLGKPNIMVTIFSNGTIETEGNLFGEDLWYPGKEKSGVIRINNYYKPIYTDDIGFEINLEKYNRIYTKDSIYNEFNNKMRLTLSRGKLDAISTKIIDNVSLEQLIKGYNFEERKRFIIEKNDFVDLKYTLTMHEEAGNELQNITATISMTLNVNERAAHEQPINGGKGSNGGNASNGGNGSDGWGTNIEKPVEKPIPWDIKDHWAKNCILWLIEKGIITGYEDGTIRPNNYITRAETAALLARAFKLETSDKLYSGYLDPIPYWARGYILALTEQEIFIGSPANGGRVFMANAFITREQTVAVFIRAFSLCLEEEVELGFIDKDEISEWALDYVKAGVGNRILNGYPDNTLRPKNSITRAEVFAILCRLLKMSQEVVN from the coding sequence ATGGTAATGATTTTTATCACAAGTAGTCTAATGCAAACTTCATATTCAACTTTTTCACTAGGCAAACCTAATATAATGGTAACAATATTTAGCAATGGGACTATTGAAACTGAAGGCAATTTATTTGGAGAGGATTTATGGTATCCTGGTAAAGAAAAGAGTGGAGTTATACGCATTAATAATTATTATAAACCTATATATACCGATGACATTGGCTTTGAAATAAATCTAGAAAAGTATAACAGAATATATACTAAAGACAGTATATACAATGAGTTTAATAACAAAATGAGACTGACATTAAGTCGAGGGAAGTTAGATGCAATTTCAACTAAAATTATTGATAATGTTAGTTTGGAGCAATTAATAAAAGGATACAATTTTGAAGAAAGAAAGAGATTCATAATTGAAAAAAATGACTTTGTGGATTTAAAGTACACTTTAACTATGCATGAAGAGGCAGGTAATGAGTTGCAAAATATAACCGCAACAATATCGATGACGCTAAATGTTAATGAGAGAGCAGCTCATGAACAACCAATCAATGGAGGTAAGGGTAGTAATGGCGGTAATGCTAGTAATGGCGGTAATGGTAGTGATGGATGGGGAACTAATATTGAAAAACCCGTTGAAAAACCAATTCCTTGGGATATTAAAGATCACTGGGCTAAGAACTGTATATTGTGGTTAATTGAAAAAGGGATAATCACTGGTTATGAGGATGGGACGATAAGACCAAACAACTATATTACACGGGCAGAGACTGCTGCGTTACTAGCTAGGGCATTCAAACTAGAAACATCTGATAAGCTATATTCTGGGTATCTAGACCCAATCCCTTATTGGGCGAGGGGATATATACTAGCTTTAACAGAACAAGAAATCTTTATTGGTTCTCCTGCAAATGGAGGCAGGGTGTTTATGGCTAATGCCTTTATTACAAGAGAACAGACGGTTGCTGTATTTATAAGGGCTTTTAGTCTTTGCTTAGAGGAAGAAGTAGAGTTAGGTTTTATTGATAAAGACGAAATATCCGAATGGGCATTAGATTATGTTAAGGCTGGAGTTGGTAACAGAATCTTAAACGGATATCCAGATAATACTTTACGGCCTAAAAATAGTATTACAAGAGCTGAAGTATTCGCCATTTTATGCAGACTCTTAAAAATGAGTCAGGAAGTGGTAAATTAA
- a CDS encoding FadR/GntR family transcriptional regulator produces MFSPIKTTKVYEQVIKQIEQMIISGELKRGQKLPSERDLSEQLQVSRASVREAFRALEIIGLIHVRQGEGSYIKESFEEFLFQPLTLLFTLQQSNPQEIIELRRIIELEAAYLAAKRCTDEEIELLRSLVVELIEADKINDTLRSEIADQRFHYSIAKASKNLLLLNILHLSSGLIDISVQEARGKITTTVEKKDLVSSQHYRIYEAIKNKQPLEAKACMKEHIDFIEEQYLKNF; encoded by the coding sequence ATGTTTAGTCCAATAAAGACTACTAAAGTATACGAACAAGTAATTAAACAAATAGAACAAATGATTATTAGTGGAGAACTTAAAAGAGGTCAAAAACTTCCTTCTGAAAGAGATTTATCCGAACAATTACAAGTGAGTCGAGCTTCTGTAAGGGAAGCCTTTAGGGCCTTAGAAATTATAGGGCTTATACATGTTAGACAAGGTGAAGGTAGCTATATAAAAGAAAGCTTTGAAGAATTTTTATTTCAACCACTTACTTTGTTGTTTACTCTACAACAAAGTAACCCTCAAGAAATAATAGAGCTTAGAAGAATTATTGAATTAGAGGCAGCCTATTTGGCCGCAAAGCGATGTACAGATGAAGAAATTGAACTGTTAAGATCACTAGTTGTAGAGTTAATCGAGGCTGATAAAATTAATGATACTCTGAGAAGTGAAATTGCGGATCAAAGGTTTCATTATTCTATAGCCAAAGCTTCTAAAAACCTATTACTTTTAAATATTTTACATTTATCTTCTGGACTAATTGATATTTCAGTTCAAGAAGCAAGGGGTAAAATTACGACAACTGTAGAAAAGAAAGATTTGGTTTCATCACAACATTACAGAATATACGAGGCTATTAAGAATAAACAGCCCTTAGAAGCTAAAGCTTGTATGAAGGAACATATAGATTTCATTGAAG
- a CDS encoding response regulator, whose product MINILIVDDHPLVRKGLVSILSLEDDINEIKEAANIKEATNLLETYNPQITILDLNLGKEYGLDLISKAKSKTDSKFIIITSSYKKEDFEKAQEIGVDGYILKDAFTEDIIYALSIVKRGKKFIDNEILQQSMKNNKREKEKLDELTSREMEVLEELGKGQSNIEIAQTLYISPYTVKKHVSSILSKLNLHHRTEAALYINSSLKLKRSTII is encoded by the coding sequence ATGATTAATATACTAATTGTGGATGATCATCCCCTAGTTAGGAAGGGGCTAGTATCAATTTTATCACTTGAGGATGATATTAACGAAATCAAAGAAGCCGCTAACATTAAAGAGGCAACGAATTTACTTGAAACATATAACCCACAAATCACAATTCTAGATTTAAACTTAGGAAAAGAATACGGATTAGATTTGATTAGTAAAGCTAAGTCAAAAACTGATAGCAAATTTATTATTATAACCTCTTCTTATAAAAAGGAAGACTTTGAAAAAGCTCAAGAAATAGGAGTAGATGGATACATATTAAAGGATGCTTTTACAGAAGATATCATATACGCGTTAAGTATAGTTAAGAGGGGAAAAAAGTTTATTGATAATGAAATATTGCAACAGAGCATGAAAAATAATAAAAGAGAAAAAGAAAAATTAGACGAGTTAACTTCTAGAGAGATGGAAGTTCTAGAAGAGTTAGGTAAAGGGCAAAGCAATATTGAAATAGCACAAACACTTTATATCTCACCTTATACAGTAAAGAAGCATGTCAGTAGCATATTAAGCAAGCTAAATTTACATCACCGGACTGAGGCAGCACTTTATATTAATAGTTCATTAAAATTAAAGCGATCTACGATTATTTGA
- a CDS encoding DUF421 domain-containing protein, which yields MKGMLHMSFMWESVILVIAGIILLRISGCKSISQMTISQTVVMISIGSIIIQPIVETSVWKTVVAAVIFITFLIFVEHIQVKSNLMENFLMGKAKVVIQEGGLVVENMKKLRFTVDQLEMRLSQQGISSNITDVKVATIEANGQLG from the coding sequence ATGAAAGGAATGTTACATATGAGTTTTATGTGGGAATCTGTAATTTTAGTAATTGCAGGGATTATTTTGCTTAGAATATCAGGCTGTAAATCCATTTCACAGATGACCATAAGCCAAACGGTTGTAATGATATCAATAGGATCAATAATCATTCAACCAATTGTTGAAACGAGTGTTTGGAAAACAGTTGTTGCTGCTGTAATATTTATTACATTTCTAATTTTTGTAGAGCATATTCAGGTAAAATCAAATTTAATGGAAAATTTCCTAATGGGAAAAGCAAAGGTAGTAATACAGGAAGGAGGATTAGTTGTTGAAAATATGAAGAAGCTAAGATTTACAGTTGATCAACTAGAGATGAGATTAAGCCAACAGGGTATTTCTTCTAATATTACAGATGTAAAGGTGGCTACAATAGAAGCAAATGGCCAGTTAGGTTAA
- a CDS encoding sensor histidine kinase, giving the protein MLEIKEYRKISLLQGYPEFIKITFIFRYLTLLITSLFYLFGSVEHSFLRKWIIIFCISLSAIVLNLLYIKSEQSKYNTIVLILIETIGNSAILIPSGGLNSPYVWYSLNTILVAAVKLDYKVCWLNLAIYLFNSTYITNLLVNEQVNLFEAFVKESNLILSFVLITGVILLLAKYAQENEEKTNNLKIANSKLIYANHRIKESMNHIMDLYKSVELFASQENSRDLINIITEYCNKVIRTETVIFMSQTKGITPITIRSEMEQLDKKIANELQSKNICLANCETLEHIINDKRFLFVSVGNNCKNFGAIGIDLDSSLKINTEEEVVEQLKLVANLSSILFEKFELQQFAEELLINKEQNRIADEIHDGTLQRLFSTSCGIYETIKRLKKSSLIDIERDLNIIRKSLNETMRELRETVYGLSWKKNGENNFIAQILNFINDTKVLNNINIEFSLNGSDEMLSLKQKKALYRIICEGTSNAIRHAKATNIYIILTLDREYTTLEIIDNGVGFDIKRVESENKMGLGIGNIRNLVNTLRGDIYFNSSIGGGTIIEITVSNNENLLVKEEVG; this is encoded by the coding sequence TTGTTAGAAATTAAAGAATACAGGAAAATATCTTTATTACAAGGATATCCAGAGTTCATTAAAATCACTTTTATTTTTAGATATTTAACTTTATTGATTACATCATTGTTCTACTTATTTGGAAGTGTGGAACACTCCTTTCTAAGAAAATGGATCATTATATTCTGCATAAGTTTATCTGCAATAGTACTTAATCTATTATACATAAAAAGTGAGCAATCTAAATATAATACGATAGTATTAATCCTAATTGAAACTATAGGAAATTCAGCAATACTCATTCCATCTGGAGGGTTAAATAGCCCATATGTATGGTATTCACTGAATACAATTTTAGTAGCTGCAGTGAAACTGGATTATAAGGTTTGTTGGTTAAATTTAGCTATATATTTATTTAATTCAACTTACATTACTAACTTATTAGTTAATGAACAAGTTAATTTGTTTGAAGCTTTTGTTAAAGAATCAAATCTAATACTAAGTTTTGTTTTAATTACAGGAGTTATATTACTTTTAGCCAAATATGCCCAAGAAAATGAAGAAAAAACTAATAATTTAAAGATAGCTAACAGTAAACTAATCTATGCAAACCATAGAATAAAAGAATCAATGAATCATATTATGGATTTATATAAATCTGTTGAGCTGTTTGCATCACAAGAAAATAGTAGAGATTTAATTAATATAATAACAGAGTATTGTAATAAAGTAATAAGAACTGAGACTGTAATATTTATGAGTCAAACCAAAGGTATTACGCCAATAACAATTAGGTCAGAAATGGAACAATTAGATAAAAAAATTGCAAATGAGTTGCAAAGCAAAAATATTTGCTTAGCTAACTGTGAGACTCTCGAACATATTATAAATGATAAAAGGTTTTTGTTTGTATCGGTGGGGAACAATTGCAAAAACTTTGGCGCTATCGGAATAGATTTGGATTCAAGTTTAAAAATAAATACAGAAGAAGAGGTAGTAGAGCAGTTAAAGTTAGTAGCAAATCTTAGCTCTATATTATTTGAGAAATTCGAGCTTCAGCAATTTGCAGAGGAGCTACTAATAAATAAAGAGCAAAATAGAATAGCTGATGAGATACATGATGGAACACTACAAAGATTATTTAGCACTTCATGTGGAATTTATGAAACGATTAAAAGACTTAAAAAAAGCAGTCTAATAGACATTGAAAGGGATTTAAATATTATTAGGAAATCACTTAATGAAACAATGAGAGAACTGAGAGAAACCGTATACGGGCTTAGTTGGAAGAAGAATGGAGAAAACAACTTTATTGCACAAATACTAAATTTTATAAATGATACTAAGGTATTAAACAATATAAATATAGAGTTTAGTCTAAATGGTTCAGATGAAATGCTTTCACTCAAGCAAAAGAAGGCACTATATAGAATAATTTGTGAAGGAACGAGTAATGCCATAAGGCATGCAAAAGCAACTAATATATACATAATTCTTACCTTAGATAGAGAGTATACTACTTTAGAGATTATAGATAATGGTGTAGGCTTTGACATAAAAAGAGTAGAGAGTGAGAATAAGATGGGATTAGGCATTGGAAATATAAGGAATTTGGTTAATACATTAAGAGGGGATATTTATTTTAACAGCTCAATCGGTGGAGGAACGATAATAGAAATTACGGTTTCAAATAATGAAAATCTTTTAGTTAAGGAGGAAGTCGGATGA
- a CDS encoding coenzyme F420-0:L-glutamate ligase, protein MERIVGTIVRGLRAPIIHKGDNIAEIVVDSVLQASKSEGFSLNDKDVVAVTESIVARAQGNYASIDAIAKDVSSKFAEETFGVIFPILSRNRFAICLRGIAKGAKKIVLMLSYPSDEVGNHLVDIELLDEKGINPWTDTLTEKQFRDNFGYIKHTFTGIDYIDYYKSLVEGYGVECEIIFSNDPKTILNYTKNVLTCDIHTRFRTKKILKANGGEKVYSLDDILSTSIDGSGFNESYGLLGSNKSTEESVKLFPRNCQPVVDEIHEKLKALTGKAVEVMIYGDGAFKDPVGKIWELADPVVSPAYTSGLEGTPNEVKLKYLADNDFANLRGEELKKAISEYIKNKEGDLTGAMVAQGTTPRRLTDLLGSLSDLTSGSGDKGTPIVLVQGYFDNYTK, encoded by the coding sequence ATGGAAAGAATAGTTGGAACTATTGTAAGAGGTTTAAGAGCACCAATTATACATAAAGGTGATAATATCGCTGAGATTGTTGTTGATAGTGTATTACAAGCATCAAAATCCGAAGGGTTTTCATTAAATGATAAGGACGTTGTTGCAGTAACAGAGTCTATAGTAGCAAGAGCACAAGGTAACTATGCAAGTATTGATGCTATAGCTAAGGATGTTAGTTCTAAATTTGCAGAAGAGACTTTTGGCGTTATTTTTCCGATTTTAAGTCGTAATCGCTTTGCAATTTGTTTAAGAGGTATAGCAAAGGGTGCGAAAAAAATAGTTTTAATGCTAAGCTACCCTTCAGATGAAGTTGGTAATCACTTAGTTGATATTGAGTTACTTGATGAAAAAGGAATTAATCCTTGGACAGATACACTTACAGAAAAACAATTTAGAGATAATTTTGGATATATTAAACATACTTTTACAGGTATTGATTATATAGATTACTACAAATCATTGGTTGAAGGGTATGGCGTAGAATGTGAAATCATTTTCTCTAATGACCCTAAAACTATACTAAATTATACTAAAAATGTTTTAACCTGCGATATCCATACTAGATTTAGAACTAAAAAAATATTAAAGGCTAATGGTGGAGAAAAGGTATATAGCTTAGATGATATTCTTTCTACCTCAATAGATGGAAGTGGATTTAACGAATCATATGGTTTACTAGGATCAAACAAATCTACCGAGGAAAGTGTGAAGCTATTCCCAAGAAATTGTCAGCCTGTAGTAGATGAAATACACGAAAAACTTAAAGCCTTAACTGGTAAAGCTGTTGAGGTTATGATTTATGGAGATGGAGCTTTTAAAGATCCTGTAGGTAAAATATGGGAGTTGGCTGACCCTGTTGTTTCTCCAGCTTATACATCTGGATTAGAAGGTACTCCAAATGAAGTAAAATTAAAGTATTTAGCTGATAATGACTTCGCAAACCTGCGTGGAGAAGAGCTAAAGAAAGCTATTTCTGAATATATTAAAAATAAAGAGGGTGACCTTACTGGAGCAATGGTTGCTCAAGGAACAACACCAAGACGACTTACAGACTTACTTGGTTCTCTTTCAGATTTAACATCAGGTAGCGGAGATAAAGGTACACCTATAGTACTTGTACAAGGGTATTTCGATAATTACACAAAATAA
- a CDS encoding DUF5305 family protein, whose product MKRKIRKKYRMSIIYVLLFLIGITFVSTYRGIKYPGFEEHKSSVYEYKKLSNINYEVLLKPNIVYNNSSLPEGQIYVTEFVDYLDAHFRYEFMGEKSSEIKGEYKIIAEVKGYTIENKEEKDIWTKEYTLLNSTEFSEIGKRILIEEKVSIDLDKYNEFVKLVTSESKIGLNSKLIVSMIINMDVTTDHGKVQETINPTLVIPLNVGYFSIDNLGTIYDVGSIDEIKNVKLPVEKQLILTYVIILVIFISVLISMKFLTTNGDEDDNVLKIIKMIFKQHGNRLVAITNELDTTYENMYSVKGIEDLVKIADEVEKPIIYKYRNNIKEILEFYVLDSPSIYVFDLNQALEADNRVIVESKSNS is encoded by the coding sequence TTGAAACGCAAAATAAGAAAAAAATATAGGATGAGTATAATATATGTATTGTTATTTTTAATTGGAATCACATTTGTTTCAACTTATAGAGGAATTAAATACCCTGGATTTGAAGAACACAAGAGTTCTGTTTATGAATATAAAAAACTTTCGAATATAAATTATGAAGTATTATTAAAACCTAACATTGTATATAATAACAGTAGTCTTCCAGAGGGACAGATTTATGTTACAGAGTTTGTAGATTATTTAGATGCACATTTTAGGTACGAATTTATGGGAGAAAAGAGTTCAGAAATAAAAGGAGAATATAAGATAATAGCTGAAGTTAAAGGATATACAATAGAAAACAAAGAAGAGAAAGATATCTGGACAAAGGAATATACACTTTTAAATAGCACAGAATTTAGTGAAATAGGTAAGAGAATATTAATAGAAGAGAAAGTATCAATTGATTTAGATAAATACAATGAATTTGTTAAACTAGTTACTTCTGAATCAAAAATTGGATTAAATAGTAAATTAATTGTATCAATGATTATTAATATGGATGTAACTACAGATCATGGAAAAGTTCAAGAAACCATAAATCCAACACTAGTAATTCCGCTTAATGTTGGTTATTTTAGTATTGATAATCTTGGAACAATTTATGATGTAGGCTCCATTGATGAAATTAAAAATGTTAAACTTCCAGTTGAAAAACAATTAATATTAACATATGTAATCATTTTAGTTATTTTTATTTCTGTTTTAATAAGTATGAAGTTTCTAACTACTAATGGTGATGAAGATGATAATGTTCTTAAAATTATCAAAATGATATTTAAACAACATGGTAATCGATTGGTTGCTATTACAAATGAATTAGATACTACTTACGAAAATATGTATAGTGTGAAAGGAATAGAGGATTTAGTTAAAATAGCCGATGAAGTAGAAAAACCTATTATATATAAATATAGAAACAACATTAAAGAGATTTTAGAGTTTTATGTTCTAGATAGTCCGTCAATTTATGTATTTGATTTGAATCAGGCACTAGAAGCAGATAATAGAGTTATTGTAGAGTCCAAATCAAATAGTTAA